The Streptomyces durmitorensis genome contains the following window.
CCGGGTAGCTGCTCGCGGACGAGCGCACGGGGATGAACTGCTGCTTGTTGAAGCCGAACTTCTCCGCCGTCTCGCGCATGTCGTCCTCGCCGACCTTGAGCGCGGTGTCGAGGAAGACGTTGTTGCAGGACCACTGCATGCTGACCTTCAGCGAGGCCTTGTCGCAGGGGGCGCCGGTCACGTCGTTGCCGATCGTCGTCGAGCTGAGCGGCAGCTTGTAGGGTGCCTTGGCGCCGGTGGGCTCGTCGATGTCGTCGATCGCGCCGTGCTCCAGGGCGGCCGCCGCGGTGAGGATCTTGAAGGTGGATCCGGGCGGGTAGATCTCGCGCAGCGCACGGTTGGAGAGCGGCTTGTCCTTGTTCTTGCTGAGCCGCGTGAACTCCTTGCCCTCCTTCTGCGAGATCCCGGCGAAGACGGAGGGGTCGTACGAGGGGGTGCTCGCCATCGCGAGCACCTTCCCGGAGCGCGGGTCGAGCGCGACGACCGCGCCCCGGGCGTTCAGGTCCACGAGACCCTTGTAGGCGGCCTGTTGGGCCTTGGGGTCGATGGTCGTGATGACGTCGCCGCCCTGGCGCTTCTCACCGGTCAGCATGTCCAGGGTGCGGCGGATGAAGAGGCGGTCGTCGTCGCCGCTGAGCACGTCGTTCTCGACGCCCTCCAGGAAGGTCGCGCCCTGGGCCTGCGAGAAGTAGCCGGTGACCGGCGCGTACATGGGGCCTTCCTTGAAGGTCCGCTGGTACTTGAAGTCGGTGCCGCTGACTTCCTTCGAGCCGGTGATCGGCTTGCCGCCGACGATGATGTCGCCACGGGGGTGCGAGAAGGCCTCGATCTGCACGCGCCGGTTCTTCTCGTCCTTGGCCAGCGACTCGCCCTCGGCGAACTGCACCCAGGTCGCGCGCAGGAGCAGGGCGAGCGTGAGCACCCCGCAGAAAACGGCTATGTGGCGCAGCGGCCTGTTCATACGGTCCCCCCAAGACCCGTGACACCAGGACAGGATGAGGCTTCATCATGCGCACGGATTTACGGGTCCTGCCCGGGTTGTTGCCGAATGGTCACACGCGGGTCCCGTCGTCCTGCCGTTGTCCGCGAAGCACCTCGATCACGCTCGCGTAGCTGTCGGAGCCGTGCCCGGCCGCGCTCGCGCGCTCCATGGTGGCCTTGAGGAGCTCCGGCAGCGCGTTGTCGATGCCGCGGTCGGCCGCCGCGTGGATGAGGTGGCCGACCGTCGCGATCTGTACGTCGACGGTGGCGTCGTCGCCCGGATAGTGCCCCGCGTCCACCTGCGGGGCGTACGTGGCGAGGAAGCCGGCGACCGCGTGCGTCATCCAGCGGATGGCGACGGGCGTGAAGTCGGCGGCCTTGGTCGCGTCCGCGCCGACCAGGGCCGTTCCGTGCAGCCAGCCGGTGAACGTCGACCACATCAGGCCGAGCAGGGCCACGTCGTAGAGCGAGGCCCTGCCGGGCTCCCGGCCCAGGTAGAGCGGGTCGCCGAGCACGGCGAGCGCCGCACGGTGCTCCTCGAACACCTCGGCCGAGCCGCTGTAGAGGAACATCATCTCCGGGTTCCCGACGCCCGGCGGCGTGGTCATGATCGCCCCGTCGAGATAGCCGAGCCCCAGCGGCGCGGCCCACGCCGCCGCCTCGTCGGCCTGCTCCGGTGAGCCGGAGGTGACGTTGACCAGGGCCTTGCCGGCCAGGGATCCGGCGAGGGATCCGGCCAGGGATCCGGCGAGGGATTCGGCCAGGGATCCGGCGAGGGATTCGGCGACCGGGTCCAGGACGGTGTGCAGGGCGTCGTGGTCGAGGACGCAGACGAGGATCAACGGGCTTGCCGCGACGGCCTCTTCGGGGGTCGCGGCGAGGCGTGCGCCCCGGTCGACGAGGGGCTTGGCCTTGGCCGCGGAACGGTTCCAGACCGTGGTGGGGTGGCCGTTCTCCAGGAGGGTGGCGGCGAGGGCGGAGCCCATGTTGCCGAGGCCGATGACGGTGACGGGGGTCTTCCCCGCGGTGACGGTGTTCTCTGTGCTCATGCGGACCACGTTCGCAGCGGGCGGCGTCGCCGGACAGTGACAGGGATGACGGCGCCCACCAAATTCCTGCCACGCCCCGGCCGTGCCGCGCGGCGGCCTAGTCTCGCCGTATGAGCGCTGGTTCCGTCGCCCTGGTCGTGACCGATGAGATAGCGATCCCGTCGTGGGATCTGTACGAACTGAGCATCCCCTGCACGGTGTTCGGGAAGCCCCAGCCGGACCTGTCGGACCACTGGTACGACTTCCGGCTGTGCAGCGCCTACGAGGGCGAGGGCCCGGGAGCATCCGACTTCGGCCTCTCGGTGCGCACGCCGTACGGCCTGGAGGGCATCGTCGGGGCGGACACGGTCATCGTCACGTCCGTGCCGGACGCCTGCGTGGAGGAGGGCCGCCCGCTGCCGGACGGTCTGGCCGCGACGCTGCGTCGCGCGTACGACGCGGGCGCCCGCATGGTCTCCCTGTGCACCGGCGCCTTCGCGCTCGCCGAGGCGGGGCTGCTCGATGGGCGCAGGGCCACCGCGCACTGGATGCACACCGCCCAGCTCGCCGCCCGCTACCCGAAGGTGGAGGTCGACGACTCCGTGCTCTACGTGGACGACGGCGACGTCCTGACCAGCGCGGGCGTGAGCGCGGGCCTCGACCTGTGCCTGCATCTGGTCCGCCGCGACCTGGGCGCGCACGTCGCCAACCAACTGGCCCGCCGCATGGTCGTACCCGCCCACCGCCCCGGCGGCCAGGCCCAGTTCATCGACCTCTCCGTCCCGCCGACGGACGACGAGGGCCTTGGCCCCGTACTCGACTGGGCGCGGGCCCGCCTCGACCGGCCCCTGACGGTCGAGGACCTGGCGCGCCGCGCGGCGATGAGCCCACGCACGCTCTACCGCCGCCTCCAGGCCGCCACCGGCACGACCCCGCTCCAGTGGCTGCTCAACCAGCGCCTGGCCCGCGCGCAGAGCCTCCTGGAGTCGACGGCCGCCCCGATCGACAAGATCGCCGAACTGAGCGGCCTCGGCACGGCGAACAACCTCCGGCACCACTTCCTCAAGCAGGTGGGGGTGTCGCCGGGGGACTACCGGCGGGCGTTCGGTGCGGGCTAGGCTCGACGATCATGCAGAACTCGGAGGCCCCGCCGACCCCGCCGACCCCGCCGACCCCGGACATCGCTCGACGCGAAGGCCCGGAGCGCAGGCGCGAGACGCTGGAACGCCTCGACCGGGAGCGGGACATCTGGCTGTCGACGTCCCACCCGCGGCACGGCCCGCACCAGGTGCCCCTGTGGTTCTGGTGGGACGGCCGGGCGCTGTGGATGTGCACCGGCGCGAACTCCGCGACGGCCCGCAACGCGCTCCAGGAGCCACGCGTACGCCTCGCGCTGCCGGACACCGCCGACGTGGTGCTCGTGCAGGGCGAGGCGGAGTGCTTCCCGGCCCGTGACGTCCCGCGGGACGCCGCGGACGGGTTCGCGGGCAAGTTCGGCTGGGACCCGCGCAAGGAGGAGGGCCCCTTTTTGTACCTGCGCGTGACGCCGGGAACGGTGCGTGCCTGGCGCGGCGAGCACGAGCTGACCGGCAGGGTCCTCATGCGTGACGGGGCATGGGTGGCGTAGCCCTGGCCGCGTGCCGCTGCTTGGCTCGTGCCGCTGCTTTGCTCGTGCCGCTACTTCTTGCTCGGCTGGTTGATCCGCAGCATGTTCCCCGCCGGGTCGCGGAAGGCGCAGTCGCGGACGCCGTACGGCTGGTCCATCGGCTCCTGGAGCACCTCGCCGCCCGCGGCACGGACCTGCTCGAACGTGGCGTCCACGTCGTCGGTCCGGAAGATGACGCCGCGCAGCAGGCCCTTGGCCATCAGCTCGGCCACGGCCTGCCGGTCGGCGTCGGTGGCGTTCGGGTCCGCGAGCGGCGGCTCGATGACGATCTCGACGTCCGGCTGCGACGGCGAACCGAGCGTCACCCAGCGCATCCCCTCGAAGCCGACGTCATTGCGTACTTCGAGGCCCAGCGCGTCGCGGTAGAAGGCGAGCGCCTTGTCGTGGTCGTCGACGGCGATGAAACACTGTGCGAGGTTGATTTCCATGCGTTTCACGCTACGGAGTGGCCGGGGGTTTCGCTTCTCCGTTCCTGACCGGACGGGTGCGGATCTTGGCGATGCAGGCCGGGATGGCGGCGCTGTCGCCGTGGTCACGGGCCCGGTAGGCGCTGGGGCTCTCGCCGACCAGCTCGGTGAACCGTGAGCTGAAGGATCCGAGCGAGGTACAGCCCACCGCCATGCAGACCTCCGTCACCGACAGGTCGCCGCGCCGCAGCAGCGCCTTGGCCCGCTCGATCCGGCGGGTCATGAGATAGCTGTACGGCGTCTCGTCGTAGGCGGCGCGGAAGCTGCGCGAGAAGTGCCCCGGCGACATGAGGGCAGCCCGTGCCAGGGCCGGGACGTCCAGGGGCTCCGCGTAGTCGCGGTCCATGCGGTCACGGGCCTGGCGCAGCCGGACGAGGTCGGAGAGAGACACAGACACACCGGCAACGTTACCGACCGCCGGCAAACGGGGCCGCCGGTCGGGCTACCGCCACACCAGCGCGGCGACGCGGCGGAAGTTGCCGCCCAGAATCACGGCGACGGCGTCGTGGGGGTATCCCCGTGCGAGAAGCGCGTCCGTGCTCAGGACCGACGAGGTCGACGGCGTGGTCGATGACTCCACCCGTGGCGGCACATTCCTTGGTCTGCTCGTCGGTGATGTTGCGGGGGTGGTCCCACACCGAGCGCATGCACGAGTGGCTGTAGATCACCGGCTGCTCGGAGACCTCGCAGAGGTCGAGGCCGGTACGGGCGTCGCAGTGCGATCCGTCCGCCACCATGCCGACGGCGTTCATCTCCCCGCACGAGCGCCCGGTCGTAGCCGGTGAGCCCCTCGTCGACCTCGTCCAGGCAACCGCCGCCCGCGGCGTTCCGGTTGTTGTAGCTGGGCGGCATCGTGCGGACAGCAGGGCTGCTCCCACAGCAGGGGCGGGCGGCGCGGCCCTGAGGGTTCACTCGGCACGGTAGGCGTCATGCCGACTGCCGCGGCGCGAGCTCCAGTTGAGATACCGGCCGAAGGCGTCGTGACTGTCCGGGGTGAAGCGCCACTCCAGCAGGGCCGACCGCAGTTCGTGCTCGGTCAGCCAGCCGTGCCAGGCGACCTCGTCGGGATCGGGGACCACGGCGTCCGGCACCACGGCTTCGTGCACGCCGAGCCAGTGAGGGCTCAGACCGCCGTGGCTGAGAAACGTGAACAGCAAGCGCGGCAGCACACGGATGCCCAGCTCTTCGGCAAGCTCCCGCGCGGCGGCCTGTTCATAGGTCTCACCGGCACCCACGGCGCCACCGGCCACGACCTCGTAGAGCCCGGGGAAGCGCGACAGGTGCTCCGACCGCCGGTGGACGAGGATCCGCCCCCGCCCATCACGGCACAGCGTCACGGCGACCCGGTGCAGCCAGCCCTCCCGGACGGCCTGCCGGCGGCCGACCACCAACCCCAGCGCACGATCCTGCTCGTCGACACGCTCCACCAGTTCATCCACACCTTCATCCACGCCGCACACCCTGACAGGGCCCACTGACAGCGCTGCTTCCCTCGGCTCACCGGTGGTGGTGGCCGGCGGCGTCCAGTGGCGTAGCGCACTTTTGCAAGCAGGTGCTTGCAATAGTTAGCAAGGGGCGTGCAGTATCGAGGCATGGCATCACTCAACGTCGGCAATCTCGGTGAGTATCTGCGCGAGCAGCGGCGCAACGCGCAGCTCTCGCTCAGGCAGCTCGCCGACGCCGCCGGGGTGTCCAATCCGTATCTGAGCCAGATCGAGCGCGGCCTGCGCAAGCCGAGCGCCGAAGTGCTGCAACAGGTGGCCAAGGCGCTGCGGATCTCCGCCGAGACGCTGTATGTCCGGGCCGGGATCCTCGACGAGAAGGAGCGGGACGAGCTGGAGACGCGCGCCGTCATCCTCGCCGACCCCTCCATCAACGAGCGGCAGAAGCAGGTCCTGTTGCAGATCTACGAGTCGTTCAGAAAAGAGAACGGCTTCGAGGTCTCGGGGTACGCGGATGACGCGTCGTACGCCGACGAGGCTTCGTACGCGGACGACGTGGACGCCACCGCTGACGGCCCCCGCACGGCCGACGGCAGTGATGCCGCCACCAAGGACCATCCCTCAAGCTGAACGCGAATCCGGGAGGACCATCGCCATGGCCATCAAGGACGACCTGCGCAACACCCTCACCGACACCACCCCCGCCTACTTCGTCGTCGGCACCGCCGACCTGGCGTTCCAGCAGGCGAAGAAGGTGCCGGGCGCCATCGAGCAGCTGATCGCCGAGGCGCCCGCCCGTATCGACGCCGTGCGCAACACCGACACCAAGGCCGTCCAGGACAAGGCCGTCGCCCGCGCCAAGGAGGCGCAGGAGACCCTTCAGGCCAGGGTCGCCGAGCTGCTCGGCACGCTCGACACGGACCTGAAGAAGCTGGGCGAGAGCGCTCAGGGCCTCGCCCTCAGCTCGGTCGGCGTCGCCGCCGAGTACGCCGTGAAGGCGCGCGAGAAGTACGAAGAGGTCGCCGAGCACGGCGAGCAGGCCGTGAAGACCTGGCGCGGCGAGGCCGCCGAGGAGATCACCGAGCTGGCCGTGGCCGTCGAGCCTGACGCCGACGAGAAGCCCGCGTCGGCCGACGCGGGGACGTCCGCGTCCTCCGAGCCGAAGGCCGCGGCCTCGGCGAAGAAGCCCGCCGCCAAGAAGGCCCCGGCCCCCCGCAAGCCCGCGGCGAAGAAGACCACGCCGCCCGCCAAGTAACCGGTGAGGAGGGGCCGGGCACTCCAGAAGTGCCCGGCCCGTTCTCCGGGTAGCGGGTACGGTGTCCGCGTAATCAAGAGCCGAGACTGGTGGTGGACGTTGTGCTGATGCAGGGGTTCGCAAACTTCATGTGGCTGCTGTCGTTGGCGCTGATCGTCTTCAGCGGCTTCGCGCTGGTCGACGCGGCCATCCGGCGTGAGGACGCCTATCGCGCGGCGGACAAGAAGACCAAGCCGTTCTGGCTGATCATCCTCGCGCTCGCCTTCATCGTGAACCTGATCTTCAACATCCTGTCGTTCCTGCCGATCATCGGGCTCATCGCGACCATCGTCTACATGGTCGACGTGCGCCCCGCGCTGCGGCAGATCACCGGCGGGGGCGGCGGACGCCGCGGCGGCGGCTCAAGCAGCGACGGTCCTTACGGGCCGTACAACGGCGGTCGCTGACCCCTGGCGCCCGGCCCCGGCCGCCTGCCCCTCGGCTAGCGGTCGCGGTCCCGGTCGAGCAGCAGCACGGCCACGTCATCGGTCAGGTCGCCGCCGTTCAGCTCGCGCACCTCGTTCACCGCGGCCTCAAGGAGCTCGTCGCCCCGCAGGCCCGCGGCGATCTGGCGGCGCACCATCTCGACCATGCCCTCCTGCCCCAGGCGCTGGTTGCCCTCGCCGATGCGGCCCTCGATCAGGCCGTCCGTGTAGAGCATCAGGCTCCACTTGCCGCCGAGCTCCACCTGGCGGCGCGGCCAGCGCGCGTTCGGCAGGAGTCCGAGCGCGGGGCCGTTGTTCTCGTACGGAAGCAGCTCGGCGAGGCGGCCGTCGCGGGCGATCAGCGGGGACGGGTGTCCCGCCAGGCAGAGCCCGGCCCTGCGGCCGTCCGGGGCGATGTCGACAGTGCAGAGCGTCGCGAAGATCTCCTCGTCGGCGCGCTCGTGCTCCAGGACCTTCTGCAGCGTGCCGAGCAGCTCGTCGCCGCACAGGCCCGCGAAGGTCAGCGTCCGCCAGGCGATGCGCAGCTCGACGCCGAGCGCGGCCTCGTCGGGCCCGTGGCCGCAGACATCGCCGATCATGACGTGCACGGAGCCGTCGGGGGTGCGCACCGTGTCGTAGAAGTCGCCGCCGAGCAGCGCCCGCGAACGTCCCGGGCGGTAGCGCGCGGCGAACCGCAGCGGTGAGCCGTCGAGCAGCGGCGTCGGCAGCAGGCCGCGCTCCAGACGGGCGTTCTCCTGGGCCCGAAGGCGCGACTCCGTCAGCTGGCGCTGGGCGGCGTCCGCGCGCTTGCGCTCCACGGCGTACCGGATGGCGCGGCTGAGGAGGCGCCCGTCCAGCTCGTCACGGAAGAGATAGTCCTGGGCGCCGACCCGCACGGCTTCCGCGCCGCCCTCGGTGTCGCCGCTCGCGGTGAGCGCGAGGACGGCGTGCCGGGGTGCCAGGCGCAGGACGTGCTTGAGCGTGGCCAGCTCGTCCTCGTCGTCCTCCGCGGCGGTGGGGCCCGTCAGGGCCAGGTCGAGCAGGATGCAGTGCACGTCGTCGGTGAGCAGCCGCTCGGCCTCGGTGAGGTTGCGGGCGGTGCGGACCCTGATGGGCTTTCCGGCGGAGTCCAGCATCTGGGGAACGCTGAGGGAGCCCACCGGGTCGTCCTCGATCACCAGGAGGCTGAGGCCGGTGCTGCTCGCCTGCTGGTCGATGTCCGTGGACGTGGGCAGGGGACCCACGGCTGTGGGTCCGGAGGTGGGCACCGGCGCAGGGGCCGGCGTCGGCAGAGTGTCAGCCTGACCGCTTTCCACGGCCGGGATCGCTCTCTGCCGCGGTATGGGTACGGGCATCGCTTTGGTTTCCTTCCCTCCCCCCGAGGGCACGGTGGATCGACGGTCGAACGCTCCACCGACGGGGACCATAGCGTTAGCCGCGCCCCGATTGGAATGGCGCGCAGAAAACAGCCACCGTCATATGCCGCATCAAGGACCGCAATTGGGCACGACAGGTCCTGACCGGGATGACGAACATCACGCCTGAAGGGTTGAGAGGCGCCCGAAGGAAGGGAACGGGGTGCGGTGGGTCACATGACGTACGGCACAACCGCGGCCGTCCGGTCCGGGACCCCTACTTGTCGGGCCGCACGACCCCTACTTGTCGGGCCGCACGACCCCGAGAATCTGCATCGACCCCGCGCCCGCGACGGTGACGTCGCGGCCGGGCCGCGGCGCGTGCACGATCGCGCCGTCGCCCACGTACATCCCGACATGGCTGGCGTCCGCGTGATAAATGATCAGGTCGCCGGGGCGCATGTTCTTGATGTCGATGCGCGGGAGCTGCTTCCACTGCTCCTGTGACGTACGCGGAATTCCCTTGCCCGCGGCGGCCCAGGCCTTGGACGTGAGGCCGGAGCAGTCGTACGAGGACGGGCCCTCGGCGCCCCAGACGTACGGCTTGCCGAGCTGCGCGGTGGCGAACTCGACGGCCTTCTTGCCCGGCCCGGTCGCCTTGCCCTTGATGTCCTTCAGGACACCCGAACTCACCCACGCCGACTGCTTCTTGAGCTGGGCCTCCTCCTCGAGCTTCCGGAGCCGCTCCAGCTCCTTCTTCTCGAGCTTGGACTCCATCTCCTCGGCGTCCGCGATCTTCTTCTTGATCTTCTTCTTCGACTCGGCCTTCGCCTTGCGGTTGGCCTCGAGCTTCTTCCACTGGGCCGTGGCGTCCTTGGCGTAGATCCGCAGGTCTTCCTGCGTCCGCTCCATGTCGGTCAGCATGCCCTTGGTGGCCTTGTGGCCCTGCCGCATGCGCCCGGCGCTGTCCAGGAACTCCTGGGGGTCGTCGCTCAGCATCAACCGGGCCTCGGAGGACACCCCGCCGCTGCGGTACTGCTCGCGGGCGGCGGCGCCCGCGCGGGACTTGAGCTTCTCCAGCTTCTGCTGGCCCTTGGTGATGGAGCGGGCCAGCTTCACGATCTGCTTGGACTGCTTCTCGCTCTTCTCCTCCGCCGCGTTGTACGCGTCCGTGGCGACACCCGCGTCGTGGTAGAGCTTCTCGATCTGCTTGCGCAGGTCCTCAAGGGACTTGGTGGTGCCGGGCGTTGGCTTCGCCGGACTCGCGTGGGCCGCGCCCGGTGCGCCAAGGACCGCTGCCGCGCAGATCAGCGCCAGGCCAGCCACTGTCGAACTCCGCTTGCCGGTCACGTCCG
Protein-coding sequences here:
- a CDS encoding peptidoglycan D,D-transpeptidase FtsI family protein is translated as MNRPLRHIAVFCGVLTLALLLRATWVQFAEGESLAKDEKNRRVQIEAFSHPRGDIIVGGKPITGSKEVSGTDFKYQRTFKEGPMYAPVTGYFSQAQGATFLEGVENDVLSGDDDRLFIRRTLDMLTGEKRQGGDVITTIDPKAQQAAYKGLVDLNARGAVVALDPRSGKVLAMASTPSYDPSVFAGISQKEGKEFTRLSKNKDKPLSNRALREIYPPGSTFKILTAAAALEHGAIDDIDEPTGAKAPYKLPLSSTTIGNDVTGAPCDKASLKVSMQWSCNNVFLDTALKVGEDDMRETAEKFGFNKQQFIPVRSSASSYPDGLDKPQTALTGMGQGSLTSTPLQMAMVAAGLANDGKLMKPYMVEELRGPDLSTIEKGSPEVLNQAVSEDTAGKVQEMMEHTVEEGTANKAKIDGVTVGGKTGTAQHGSDVNDERPYAWFVSYAKNEDGSSPVAVAVFVDPKDMNIPREEIAGGKLGAPIAKAVMEAVLDD
- a CDS encoding NAD(P)-dependent oxidoreductase; amino-acid sequence: MSTENTVTAGKTPVTVIGLGNMGSALAATLLENGHPTTVWNRSAAKAKPLVDRGARLAATPEEAVAASPLILVCVLDHDALHTVLDPVAESLAGSLAESLAGSLAGSLAGSLAGKALVNVTSGSPEQADEAAAWAAPLGLGYLDGAIMTTPPGVGNPEMMFLYSGSAEVFEEHRAALAVLGDPLYLGREPGRASLYDVALLGLMWSTFTGWLHGTALVGADATKAADFTPVAIRWMTHAVAGFLATYAPQVDAGHYPGDDATVDVQIATVGHLIHAAADRGIDNALPELLKATMERASAAGHGSDSYASVIEVLRGQRQDDGTRV
- a CDS encoding GlxA family transcriptional regulator, giving the protein MVVTDEIAIPSWDLYELSIPCTVFGKPQPDLSDHWYDFRLCSAYEGEGPGASDFGLSVRTPYGLEGIVGADTVIVTSVPDACVEEGRPLPDGLAATLRRAYDAGARMVSLCTGAFALAEAGLLDGRRATAHWMHTAQLAARYPKVEVDDSVLYVDDGDVLTSAGVSAGLDLCLHLVRRDLGAHVANQLARRMVVPAHRPGGQAQFIDLSVPPTDDEGLGPVLDWARARLDRPLTVEDLARRAAMSPRTLYRRLQAATGTTPLQWLLNQRLARAQSLLESTAAPIDKIAELSGLGTANNLRHHFLKQVGVSPGDYRRAFGAG
- a CDS encoding pyridoxamine 5'-phosphate oxidase family protein produces the protein MQNSEAPPTPPTPPTPDIARREGPERRRETLERLDRERDIWLSTSHPRHGPHQVPLWFWWDGRALWMCTGANSATARNALQEPRVRLALPDTADVVLVQGEAECFPARDVPRDAADGFAGKFGWDPRKEEGPFLYLRVTPGTVRAWRGEHELTGRVLMRDGAWVA
- a CDS encoding VOC family protein, yielding MEINLAQCFIAVDDHDKALAFYRDALGLEVRNDVGFEGMRWVTLGSPSQPDVEIVIEPPLADPNATDADRQAVAELMAKGLLRGVIFRTDDVDATFEQVRAAGGEVLQEPMDQPYGVRDCAFRDPAGNMLRINQPSKK
- a CDS encoding helix-turn-helix transcriptional regulator, producing MSLSDLVRLRQARDRMDRDYAEPLDVPALARAALMSPGHFSRSFRAAYDETPYSYLMTRRIERAKALLRRGDLSVTEVCMAVGCTSLGSFSSRFTELVGESPSAYRARDHGDSAAIPACIAKIRTRPVRNGEAKPPATP
- a CDS encoding NUDIX domain-containing protein, whose product is MDEGVDELVERVDEQDRALGLVVGRRQAVREGWLHRVAVTLCRDGRGRILVHRRSEHLSRFPGLYEVVAGGAVGAGETYEQAAARELAEELGIRVLPRLLFTFLSHGGLSPHWLGVHEAVVPDAVVPDPDEVAWHGWLTEHELRSALLEWRFTPDSHDAFGRYLNWSSRRGSRHDAYRAE
- a CDS encoding helix-turn-helix domain-containing protein, producing the protein MASLNVGNLGEYLREQRRNAQLSLRQLADAAGVSNPYLSQIERGLRKPSAEVLQQVAKALRISAETLYVRAGILDEKERDELETRAVILADPSINERQKQVLLQIYESFRKENGFEVSGYADDASYADEASYADDVDATADGPRTADGSDAATKDHPSS
- a CDS encoding DUF2516 family protein, whose amino-acid sequence is MQGFANFMWLLSLALIVFSGFALVDAAIRREDAYRAADKKTKPFWLIILALAFIVNLIFNILSFLPIIGLIATIVYMVDVRPALRQITGGGGGRRGGGSSSDGPYGPYNGGR
- a CDS encoding PP2C family protein-serine/threonine phosphatase gives rise to the protein MPVPIPRQRAIPAVESGQADTLPTPAPAPVPTSGPTAVGPLPTSTDIDQQASSTGLSLLVIEDDPVGSLSVPQMLDSAGKPIRVRTARNLTEAERLLTDDVHCILLDLALTGPTAAEDDEDELATLKHVLRLAPRHAVLALTASGDTEGGAEAVRVGAQDYLFRDELDGRLLSRAIRYAVERKRADAAQRQLTESRLRAQENARLERGLLPTPLLDGSPLRFAARYRPGRSRALLGGDFYDTVRTPDGSVHVMIGDVCGHGPDEAALGVELRIAWRTLTFAGLCGDELLGTLQKVLEHERADEEIFATLCTVDIAPDGRRAGLCLAGHPSPLIARDGRLAELLPYENNGPALGLLPNARWPRRQVELGGKWSLMLYTDGLIEGRIGEGNQRLGQEGMVEMVRRQIAAGLRGDELLEAAVNEVRELNGGDLTDDVAVLLLDRDRDR
- a CDS encoding C40 family peptidase, which encodes MTGKRSSTVAGLALICAAAVLGAPGAAHASPAKPTPGTTKSLEDLRKQIEKLYHDAGVATDAYNAAEEKSEKQSKQIVKLARSITKGQQKLEKLKSRAGAAAREQYRSGGVSSEARLMLSDDPQEFLDSAGRMRQGHKATKGMLTDMERTQEDLRIYAKDATAQWKKLEANRKAKAESKKKIKKKIADAEEMESKLEKKELERLRKLEEEAQLKKQSAWVSSGVLKDIKGKATGPGKKAVEFATAQLGKPYVWGAEGPSSYDCSGLTSKAWAAAGKGIPRTSQEQWKQLPRIDIKNMRPGDLIIYHADASHVGMYVGDGAIVHAPRPGRDVTVAGAGSMQILGVVRPDK